The genomic segment tctcagcaaaaacacaaaacacttccACTAAGCTGGACAGACAACAACCTGGTGGTGGAAGAATCATGCTGAGGGATGATTCATGAAGGTTCCAACATGGAGACACtttgcttcagtttatttcCTCAGCAGCTCCAATTGTTCAGGTGCAGTCTTTTTGCGATTGGTTGGTTTTtctaaagcagatttttctctgGGCTCTGATTGGCCGGCTGCTGTGGCCTGATCACCTGAACATCCGGCTGATAGAACATTGGTTGGTTTTtctaaagcagatttttctctgGGCTCTGATTGGCCGGCTGCTGTGGCCTGATCACCTGAACATCCGGCTGATAGAAGTTCTGTTGACTTTAACCTCCTGACCCGCTTAAGCCCAGATAGACGGGTTAATGTTTGAGcctctgcagcaggaaaacaaacgTCTCACTCAGGAACCAAACCTTCCTGCTGCCCCATGACGCCCCTCTCCTCATGACGCCCCTCTCCTCATGACGCCCCTCTCCTCATGACGCTTCGCTTCATGACGCTCGCCTCCCATGACGCTTTCTATGACGCCCGCCTCATGACGACGCCGCCTTTGGCGACGCTTCGCCTCATGACGCTTCGCCTCGCGACGCTCGCCTCATGACGCTTCGCCTCATGACGACGCTTCGCCTTTGGCGACGCTTCCTCATGACGCTCGCCTCATGACGCTTTTCTCATGACGCTTGCCTATGACGCTCTGCATGACGCCTGTTTCCCCATGACGCTTCGCCTGATGACGCTTCTCCATGACGCCGCCTCATGACGCCTCTCCTCATGACACTTCTCATGACGCGCTTCCTCATGACGCCTCGCCTCGTGACGCCGGCCACCATGACGCCCCGCTCCTCATGACGCCCCGCTCCTCTTGATGCCCAGCTCTCATGAAACTACCTCTCACTAACAGCAGCTTCTTCGGGTGATGCTCAAGCAGCAGCTGTGAAGGTGGTCAGGGTCAAGAGTTCAGGAGGTCAAGAGGTTAGGAGGAGGTCAGAGCCGTGagaaacctgcagctgctggttaGACACCAGTTTAAATAAACCAGTTCCATCTTCACAAACAGCtggtcaaaaacattaaaatgtttctgaatccaataaatgtattaaaacagatttagttCTTTATGTGTTACTGTCTGGTTCTGTGGATAATAAAACTggaattctgagaaaataaattcataaatgaCTGAAGAAGGGAAAAGTGGAGCATCAGCTTGAAGATTCAGaggtgtaaaaataatttataaagatacatttttctatttctaaattCAGCAAAAACTAATTTATCATTTTGGTAGAAATTTGTTgataaacaaaaattcaaaattactttaaactgaatttattgctggaataaaacaaagtgaatgaCGGAGTTTCCTCAGCTGTTTCTCTTCatgatttatttctggattttactttttatgatcatttatttatagGAGACAAAGTCAGGAGAGGCTTCAGGGTTGTTTTCCACTTCAGGAGTTAAATCCGCTTTTCCTTCACATGTTTGTGTGCGAACGTGCTGGACGAGCAGTTTCTGATGCAACATCTGTTTGTTTGGGCtgaggggaggaggaagaggaggaggaggaagaaccGGGAGGAACTTATAAAAACTCACCCggaggaagcagagaaacaaagcCGCAGCAAAACCAGAACcgaaccagaaccggtccagaaCAGCTGGAAGCTCCCGAGGCGACCATGAGCCACGTCGACGTGAAGAACCTGAAACTGTCCAAGTTCGAGGAGGAATATTACGATGAGTACGACCGCTACAACCTGACGGACAAATACGCAGGTGAGGACGCGGCTCTGCTGCTCTGCGCTTCACACGGATCACAGCTAACGGGTTCTGTTTGCGGCGCAGAGGGTTCGGCCCGCAAAGGCAGAACCAAGAAGGAGGCCAGCGACAACACGAACCGCCAGAATCCTGCAGGACACGAGAGGAAGATCGtggaaaaactgcagaacagcGAGAAGAAGGCCAAGGAGTGAACCCTGAGGTACCAGCAGCATGTAGACGATTTCAAAGTGATTCCATGTTATATCATTATTAATGCAGGTTAGAAGTTAAATAAGCTCAAATGTtgactgaaaagatttaaaactttcatttgacATCTGGCTGGAGGTCTGTGGAAATGGGCGGCGCTGTCGATGCTTTATTTTGATCCTGTCATTTTCTATGCATCTTTGTGCAGCAGgttggtttttaaaagttgtgtaTAAATAAACTCTGAACATTGAACTCTGCAGAAATGGGCGCGTCTGTTGTGAAATTTGACCGCTGCACTGCGGTCAAAAATCTGCCAAAAATCTGCCAATTTAtctttaacctttgacctccatTGACAAAGTTTTCCTCTCAGTGCTTACACAAACATCTGCCGAGTTGGAAATCCTGTTTGACTTTTGGAATCTGAATGTTTATTTAGTCGTTTTATTGGTGAATTATGTCTGATGATGGATGAGATCTGGAAGAATCGTCTTTCCCTTCCTGCCAGATGCACGGACACATTAACCCTTCGAAACCTAAAACTCTTAATGTGCTGGTATTTCTCACTGCACAACTTATtgacctgaaatatttaaaaatctttgtgaCAAAAGATTTCTAAAATCCAAAGGATTTTAGGCTTTGATTGGTCCAATCAGAGGTGCACCActaaaaagtgtgtgtgtgtgtgtgtgtgtgtgtgtgtgtgtgtgtgtgtgtgtgtgtgtgtgtgtgtgtgtgtgtgtgtgtgtgtgtgaacccAGGGCTGGTTGGATGGATATTCCCGGTAACTGACCACGGCCTCCTTGGCGACGGATCGAGATGTTTGGATGGCAGTTTGTTGGCGCTCCGCCTGGTTGGAGCCGTCGTCTGGCTGACCCCTGCAGCTGCTGAGGCTGAGCTTCTCGGTCAGCATGCTGCTGAGTCTGGACAGGCACCGCGGCGATGCAGCTGGGATGACTGGGTGGAACTTGGAGATGCTATTAATGCTTGTTTTTATAAGACAAAATTTTATCattaaaggattttaaacaGACCatagtttctgtttctggtttgctttgtttgtgtcAATTATcaattatattttgtgtaaagTGACTTGAGGAAATCTCTAGTCAGGCAAAGGGAGCTTTGGaattacatgaataaataaatatattcataaaacTTAATGTAAGCAGGGAACCTTCATCTCGATCAACCTAATTTGATGTATTGCACAATAAACCTTCAGTATGCACCTGAATgtgtataaaattaaaaagtacaataCTATTTAATTTGAGTAAGTAATCGTTGTATGCACAGAGGAAACAGCGCTGacatgaaattaaaacatttaccaaCTCTGACCTGACGCAGGAGTGGTGGCGCTGTTTGCGTCTTGAACCCAACACCCCAAAAGAAGAAATAGATGCTAATCCGAGGTTAGCTCTTGGCTCGTAAATACATAAACAATCCTGCTTGGTGAGTATTTTAGAAGCTTTCTAATAAATTATCTGGAAAATATATCAATGTTACTAATGTTTTAGATTATCATATTTATGTAGAATCTACGCAGTTGGGATTATTATATGATTAAATACGAACAGCTGCTGCTAATTGCATAACGGCTCGTTAAGTATTAAACATTTCGGATTTTTATTCGGCCTCTAAATAACCCTCGGAGCCACTTTAAAGACTAGAATATTACATAAATGTTTGACCTGATCTTGGTTTTAAAGAtggtttaaaatattgttttatttattttattctggagAGAACAGAAACATTGTTAATAACTAGAGAGGTCAGTTAGAATATAAATAATgtaatgttaataaaatgtgcTGCAGACCCGCTAATCCAGGCGGTGTTTTCCCCAAAAAGGCGTCTAACCTCCATGCTGAGGTCAATACATTTAAACgaaaactaaaacaggaaaagtttaagTTTTCGTGTAAAAAACGAAGAGAGAAAATCCGGCCTGCTGAGCAGCAAACAGCTGAGAGACGACTCGTTCAGAAAAACTCTTCTGCTGCTTGTTTCTGTCACAAAACAACCAAAGTTTTTTCATCCGGAGGTCAGGGTGGAGCTGCAGAGGACCTGTCTGTCTGACCCAGCAGGAGCAACATGTCAGCGGATACGAAGATCGCTGAGCTGCTCACTGAGCTCCACCAGCTCATCAAACAGACTCAGGTGAGTTCGGCCGGAGCCGCCTGCTCACCTGGCAGGAGCCTGGAGGAGCCTGGCGAATGAAgctcctgtttcctgtttcaggaGGAGAGGTCACGCAGCGAACACAATCTGCTGAACATCCAGAAGACCCACGAGAGGATGCAGACGGAGAACAAGAGTCAGTCAGGCTGCCGCCGCCATGTTGACTCAGGCTTACTGTGGGAGCAAGATGGAGGCCAGCAGTCCACCATGAACTGGAACTGATGTCCTTCCACTCCCACGTTTCTGGCTGCAATGCTGGCCAAGAAAGTTTTTCCTTGGACCTCTGACCCTTCCGTCTGAGGGGTCAGAGGTCCCTGCTGAAGCTGttcctccagaaccttcagggCCTCAGGATCTTCTGCTCTCATTTTGCTCATCCTGACTTCACTCTGCCTCCAGCCTTCTCTCCACTTCTCTTGGGAAGCGTTGCAGCCTGAAAAGAGGAGCCAgactggctgtgattggtttcCATGGGAACATCAGGTGTTGCTAACCTGTCCTCTGTCTCCTGCAGCGTCTCCATACTACCGCACCAAGCTGAGGGGCCTGTACACCACAGCGAAGGCCGATGCAGAGGCTGAGTGCAGGTGAAACATTTCCTACTACCATTAGCTAGTTTGGTGAATCTCCTGCTGATGCAGCTGTTCTCTGTCTCCCTGCTGCAGCATCCTGCGCCACGCTCTGGATAAGATCGCTGAAATCAAATCTCTGCTGGAGGAGCGGCGGATCGGTAGGTCCTCTTCCAGTGAGGATCGGATCTCCTGGTGCCAGATCTCATCCTCAGCggctctgtgtgtttttgttctcagcTGCTAAGATGGCTGGAGTTTACAGCGACAGCGACCCCCCCAGGAAGACCATGAGGCGCGGCGTCCTGATGACGCTGCTGCAGCAGTCAGCCATGACGCTCCCGCTGTGGATTGGCAAACCTGGAGAGAGGTACCGCCTGGTGGATCTGGATCCAGAACTTTCCTTGCTGCTGCTTCCCCTGATCTTCTTCTGGACGTCTGAGACTGATGCTTAATGGCATTAGCATGATAGCACCATTAGCCAGAGCTAACACCATGAGTTAGAGCTAATGCCATTAGCTAGAGCTAGTGCCATTAGTTAGCATCAGggtcaaaatattttctctgacagATCAGAACTGATTGTTACAACTTCTGATGGATGCAGCACTATCAATAAAACATGGATGAGATTTCACTTTGTTGCAATTTGGTGCTAGCTCTAGCTAACAGCATTAGCTCTGGCTACCACATTAGCTCTAGCTAACGGCATTAATGCTAGCTAACGGCATTAACGCTAGCTAACAGCATTAGCTCTGGCTACCACTTTAGCTCTGGCTAACAGCATTAGCTCtagctaacaccattagctCTGGCTAACGCTATTAGCTCTAGCGCTTGGTGCTATCTCTAACTTCAGTTAGCTTGTGATGAAAACACAAGCTAACAGCAGCCTCCAGTGTTTCTACCATCTTCTTTTATGAATCAAATGTTTCTCAGATAAAGTTGATTGTTTCAACCAACTGGCTgatttgacctctgacctcctgccTCTCTGGACCTCCCCAGCCCTCCTCCTCTGTGCGGCGCAATCCCGGCCAGCAGTGACTACGTGGCCAAGCAGGGCGACAAGGTGGCGGCGCGGGTGAAGGCCGTGGACGGAGATGAACAGTGGATCCTGGCCGAGGTGGTCAGCTACAACCACTCCACCAACAAGTGAGGTTCTGTTCGGTCCGGCTCGGTTCGGGCCGGTTTATCCAGACACCATGTTGGTCTGCAAGCAGCTCAGCTTCTCCTGCTCTGCTCTCCCTGCAGGTACGAAGTGGACGACATCGATGAAGAAGGAAAAGAGTGAGTTGGTTTTTGGTTCTGGTCCGGGTTCACACCggaccagaacctccagaatcTCTGGAAGCTGAGAGGAACTGCTGCAAGATGGAATCatccaatcagagagcagatcTCTGCAGTTGCTCCAGTTTTCAAGGAAATTAATATAAGGTCCTCAGATCCCATCATTTTCATGCTAATGTTTCGTTGTGAGTTTATAACAAATTGAACGTCGTCTGAGGATAAACGGGTTCAGTTTCATcgtttaaatgataaaatgttcaaatcataAATCATCGTTTTTGATGCTTCCTggtctaaataactgaatgtcGTCAGGTTTCAGTGGATTCAGTGAGTTTTGACTCTTTGCAACAGATAAAGTTTATGTTACTGCCACACATTTTCATGCAAGAGAAAaactgtgtgtatttatttaaagttaatcTTAATACATGCCGATTTGTGCATAAAGTTTGACGCTGCACATTTCTTGTGCGTACGGCGCTTTAACGTGAGGCTCCAGGTTTGTGGTGAGCAGCATAAAGTCACGTTTCCCATCATGCATCAGTGCAGCATTGGGAGCTATTTAGCACATGTTGCAGTAATGAACTGGACCACTGAAGGAAATCTACAATCTGCTCCTTTCTCTTCTGTCTGTAGATTTTAGAATCAGTTTAATGTGAAATTCCTGTCAAGCTTTTCGGAGCCGCTCCAGCCTGACTGAGAGGCGAGCGGCTCCCTGACGCCGGCTGTGGTTCCCAGCAGGAGGCACACGCTGAGCCGCCGGAGGATCATCCCTCTGCCTCAGTGGAAGGCCAACCCGGAGACCGAC from the Gambusia affinis linkage group LG19, SWU_Gaff_1.0, whole genome shotgun sequence genome contains:
- the nupr1b gene encoding nuclear protein 1b — its product is MSHVDVKNLKLSKFEEEYYDEYDRYNLTDKYAEGSARKGRTKKEASDNTNRQNPAGHERKIVEKLQNSEKKAKE
- the sgf29 gene encoding SAGA-associated factor 29 isoform X1 — encoded protein: MSADTKIAELLTELHQLIKQTQEERSRSEHNLLNIQKTHERMQTENKTSPYYRTKLRGLYTTAKADAEAECSILRHALDKIAEIKSLLEERRIAAKMAGVYSDSDPPRKTMRRGVLMTLLQQSAMTLPLWIGKPGESPPPLCGAIPASSDYVAKQGDKVAARVKAVDGDEQWILAEVVSYNHSTNKYEVDDIDEEGKDRRHTLSRRRIIPLPQWKANPETDPEALFSKDQLVLALYPQTTCFYRALIHTPPHRPQDDYSVLFEDTSYADGYSPPLNVAQRYVVACKENKKK
- the sgf29 gene encoding SAGA-associated factor 29 isoform X2, producing MSADTKIAELLTELHQLIKQTQEERSRSEHNLLNIQKTHERMQTENKTSPYYRTKLRGLYTTAKADAEAECSILRHALDKIAEIKSLLEERRIAAKMAGVYSDSDPPRKTMRRGVLMTLLQQSAMTLPLWIGKPGESPPPLCGAIPASSDYVAKQGDKVAARVKAVDGDEQWILAEVVSYNHSTNKYEVDDIDEEGKERHTLSRRRIIPLPQWKANPETDPEALFSKDQLVLALYPQTTCFYRALIHTPPHRPQDDYSVLFEDTSYADGYSPPLNVAQRYVVACKENKKK
- the sgf29 gene encoding SAGA-associated factor 29 isoform X3 — its product is MSADTKIAELLTELHQLIKQTQEERSRSEHNLLNIQKTHERMQTENKTSPYYRTKLRGLYTTAKADAEAECSILRHALDKIAEIKSLLEERRIAAKMAGVYSDSDPPRKTMRRGVLMTLLQQSAMTLPLWIGKPGESPPPLCGAIPASSDYVAKQGDKVAARVKAVDGDEQWILAEVVSYNHSTNKYEVDDIDEEGKDRRHTLSRRRIIPLPQWKANPETDPEALFSKDQLVLALYPQTTCFYRALIHTPPHRQIV